The Carcharodon carcharias isolate sCarCar2 chromosome 23, sCarCar2.pri, whole genome shotgun sequence genome has a window encoding:
- the LOC121268975 gene encoding Ig-like V-type domain-containing protein FAM187A, which yields MWLTQVVLSFGPFLWATPVYASEFVIEEKEDIFKIQSCPAFLMFQNAAYLADMTFELPCLCKPEDVTSVVWYYQKELGKGHTKVLTDFQGTKILDATRLRSRSDIQSRFRILMFSLLVFNAQPQDSGHYMCGSVTGDYFYGFDIDVQSYKNAHIAFQEKKEKPLPDVETKTYKIFTSYWDWTVCDRCGVRGEQRRIGLCYIHSPYLYFRYKKIVANVVSCGSAAVPRRYRHILKKRKAEIMVRSCFMPCPTQYPSIEGEKFIYDVFGFTNDKNKKAPIVPVQSHIHPIGYPLMIACPEARAEHAVAWDKGRRPLYKVEYMLGVNRSMRLYIDQGNHLVFRSVQLNDIGTYYCWRQGQMMAGIKLRIGLPPRIHRNFTDEESIFAIQTILSSYFVLMLIFIFLKCLRCCNHYLDCF from the coding sequence ATGTGGCTTACACAGGTTGTCCTCTCATTTGGGCCCTTTCTGTGGGCTACACCCGTTTATGCCAGTGAGTTCGTAATAGAAGAGAAAGAAGACATATTCAAGATACAGTCCTGCCCTGCTTTCTTAATGTTCCAGAATGCTGCCTACCTGGCCGATATGACCTTTGAGCTGCCTTGCCTGTGCAAGCCCGAGGACGTGACCTCGGTTGTTTGGTACTATCAGAAAGAACTGGGCAAAGGCCACACAAAGGTGCTGACCGATTTCCAGGGGACAAAGATCTTGGATGCTACCCGGTTGCGTTCCCGCTCGGACATTCAGTCCAGGTTCAGAATCTTGATGTTCAGCCTGCTGGTTTTCAATGCACAGCCCCAAGATTCTGGACATTACATGTGTGGCTCTGTGACGGGAGATTATTTCTATGGTTTTGACATTGATGTGCAAAGTTACAAAAATGCACACATAGCCTTCCAGGAGAAGAAGGAGAAGCCTCTGCCTGACGTGGAGACCAAAACGTACAAGATCTTCACATCCTACTGGGATTGGACTGTGTGCGATCGGTGTGGGGTGAGAGGAGAGCAGCGACGCATCGGCTTGTGTTACATCCATAGCCCTTACCTGTACTTCAGGTACAAGAAGATTGTAGCCAATGTGGTCTCCTGTGGCTCAGCTGCCGTTCCCCGCAGGTACCGGcacattttgaagaagaggaaaGCTGAGATCATGGTACGGAGCTGTTTCATGCCGTGCCCAACCCAGTATCCCTCGATAGAAGGGGAGAAGTTCATCTATGATGTATTTGGTTTTACGAATGACAAGAATAAAAAGGCCcccatagttccagtacagtCCCACATCCATCCCATTGGGTACCCCTTGATGATTGCCTGTCCAGAAGCCAGGGCGGAGCACGCTGTGGCTTGGGACAAGGGACGCCGGCCACTGTACAAGGTGGAGTACATGTTGGGCGTGAACCGCAGCATGAGACTGTACATTGATCAAGGTAATCACCTGGTTTTTCGCTCAGTTCAGCTGAATGATATTGGGACCTattactgctggaggcaaggccaGATGATGGCTGGGATCAAGCTGAGGATTGGCCTTCCACCCAGGATCCACAGGAATTTCACTGACGAAGAGTCCATCTTTGCCATACAAACTATTCTCAGTTCTTACTTCGTACTAATGCTAATATTTATCTTCCTGAAGTGTTTGAGATGTTGCAATCATTATCTTGATTGTTTTTAA